From the Halomonas meridiana genome, one window contains:
- a CDS encoding tetratricopeptide repeat protein — MPQASSLFTRLEFRLAEQLFHTRWLLPRSPRTQRLTMRLFKRCAEAGHPDAQSIYGHMLFHRSLSPQDKARGARYVLEAAQAGDVKSQYQVAQIHEHGCVQYPRREDYAVTWYARAAQAGHYLAAERLARAYRLGELGLAVDHEQADYWQRMAERQPAVEMAAA, encoded by the coding sequence ATGCCGCAGGCATCATCGTTGTTTACCCGGTTGGAATTTCGTCTAGCCGAGCAGCTGTTTCACACCCGTTGGTTACTCCCGCGTTCACCGCGTACGCAGCGCCTCACCATGCGACTGTTCAAGCGGTGTGCCGAAGCGGGGCACCCGGATGCACAGTCCATTTATGGACACATGTTGTTTCACCGCAGCTTGTCTCCACAGGACAAGGCGCGTGGCGCACGCTACGTACTGGAAGCGGCCCAGGCAGGCGATGTAAAGTCGCAGTATCAGGTGGCACAAATTCATGAACACGGCTGTGTGCAGTATCCCCGCCGTGAAGATTATGCGGTGACTTGGTACGCCCGTGCGGCGCAGGCAGGCCACTACCTGGCTGCGGAGCGTTTGGCGCGTGCCTACCGCTTGGGTGAGCTAGGCTTAGCAGTGGACCATGAGCAAGCCGACTACTGGCAGCGCATGGCCGAACGGCAGCCTGCGGTGGAAATGGCCGCCGCCTGA
- a CDS encoding NADP(H)-dependent aldo-keto reductase yields MQTRPLGRTGMEVSRLCLGTMTFGEQNSEAEAHEQLDRAVAFGINFIDTAEMYPVPPKAETQGLTEAYIGSWLKARGARDDVIIATKAAGPGLEHIRGGPKMSRDHLHQAIDTSLERLQTDYVDLYQLHWPDRHTNFFGKLGYTHAEQEDATPLEETLSALKELVDAGKIRAVGLSNETPWGVMRMLQLSDQLGLPRVASIQNPYNLLNRSFEVGLAEIAHREDVGLLAYSPLGFGVLSGKYLNGAQPPKGRLTLYERFKRYTSPEAEAATHAYVDLAKAHGLDPAQMALAFVNSRSFLTSNIIGATTMEQLESNLASESLKLDDDVLTAIDDIHRRMPNPCP; encoded by the coding sequence ATGCAAACGCGCCCACTGGGTAGAACCGGAATGGAGGTCAGCCGACTGTGTCTAGGCACCATGACGTTTGGTGAACAGAACAGCGAAGCTGAGGCTCATGAACAGCTCGACCGCGCAGTAGCGTTTGGTATTAACTTTATCGACACGGCGGAGATGTACCCCGTTCCGCCAAAGGCGGAAACCCAAGGGTTAACGGAAGCCTATATCGGCAGCTGGTTAAAAGCCCGAGGCGCTCGCGACGATGTGATCATTGCCACCAAAGCGGCAGGGCCAGGTTTAGAACATATTCGCGGCGGCCCTAAAATGAGCCGCGACCACCTCCACCAGGCCATCGATACCAGCCTGGAGCGCCTGCAAACGGACTACGTCGATCTGTACCAGTTGCACTGGCCCGACCGTCACACCAACTTTTTTGGCAAGCTCGGCTACACTCATGCGGAGCAGGAAGACGCCACCCCGCTGGAAGAGACGCTCTCCGCTCTGAAAGAGCTCGTCGATGCCGGTAAGATTCGCGCCGTCGGTCTATCCAATGAAACGCCCTGGGGCGTCATGCGAATGCTGCAGCTCTCAGACCAGCTGGGCCTGCCACGCGTTGCCTCCATCCAAAATCCTTATAACCTGCTGAACCGTTCGTTCGAAGTGGGCTTGGCAGAAATTGCCCATCGCGAAGACGTCGGGTTACTGGCTTACTCTCCGCTGGGGTTTGGCGTGCTGTCCGGGAAGTACCTCAACGGCGCCCAGCCGCCAAAGGGCCGCTTGACGCTCTATGAGCGCTTCAAGCGCTACACATCACCCGAAGCCGAGGCCGCGACACACGCCTACGTCGATCTGGCCAAAGCGCATGGGCTCGACCCCGCGCAAATGGCGCTGGCATTCGTCAATTCACGCAGCTTTCTGACCAGCAATATCATTGGGGCCACGACGATGGAGCAGCTGGAGAGCAACCTCGCCAGTGAGAGCCTGAAGCTCGACGACGACGTTTTGACCGCCATCGACGATATCCATCGTCGCATGCCGAATCCCTGCCCCTAA
- the yaaA gene encoding peroxide stress protein YaaA, translating to MLSVISPAKTLDFETPPTTQKVSQPDFLEYSQPLIDILRGYSPQQISDLMGISDKLAGLNAARFAEWQPPFSLDNAKPAVQAFQGDVYTGLEAETFSDADNRFAQQHLRILSGLYGLLRPLDLIQAYRLEMGTKLPNDAGKDLYAYWKPILTPALNSAIAESGSKVLVNLASNEYFKAIEAKKLDARVVTPVFKDEKNGTFKIISFYAKKARGLMSAWIIRQQINDPNALKDFDVAGYRFDAAASEGDTLVFTRRETER from the coding sequence ATGCTGAGCGTTATTTCCCCCGCCAAAACGCTGGATTTTGAAACACCCCCGACGACCCAGAAGGTCAGCCAGCCAGATTTTCTCGAGTACAGCCAGCCGCTGATCGATATCTTACGCGGTTACTCTCCTCAGCAAATCAGCGACCTAATGGGCATCAGCGACAAACTAGCAGGCCTGAACGCGGCTCGCTTTGCCGAGTGGCAGCCACCCTTTTCGTTGGACAACGCCAAACCCGCCGTGCAGGCATTTCAGGGAGACGTCTACACTGGCCTGGAAGCCGAAACCTTCAGCGATGCAGACAATCGGTTTGCCCAGCAGCATTTGCGCATTCTATCGGGCCTCTATGGTTTGCTCCGCCCGCTGGACTTGATCCAAGCCTACCGTCTGGAAATGGGTACCAAACTGCCCAACGACGCAGGCAAGGATCTTTACGCCTATTGGAAGCCGATCCTGACGCCTGCCCTGAATAGCGCGATCGCCGAGAGTGGGTCGAAGGTACTCGTAAACCTAGCCTCCAACGAATACTTCAAAGCCATCGAAGCGAAAAAACTGGATGCCCGAGTGGTGACTCCCGTCTTCAAGGATGAGAAAAACGGCACGTTCAAAATCATCAGTTTCTATGCGAAAAAAGCGAGGGGGTTGATGAGCGCCTGGATCATTCGGCAGCAGATCAATGACCCCAACGCGCTCAAAGATTTCGATGTGGCAGGCTACCGCTTTGATGCCGCCGCTTCCGAAGGCGATACGCTCGTATTCACTCGTCGCGAAACGGAGCGTTAA